The Streptomyces sp. NBC_00691 genome has a segment encoding these proteins:
- a CDS encoding CDP-alcohol phosphatidyltransferase family protein yields the protein MEVQETRVQTDRVLTIPNILSMARLAGVPLFLWLILRPEFGGPNSDGWALLVLMLSGVSDYLDGKLARRWNQISNLGRLLDPAADRLYILSTLVGLTWREILPWWLTAALLAREAMLLVMVGILRRHGYPPPQVNFLGKAATFNLMYAFPLLLLSDGTGWLSSLAEVFGWAFAGWGTTLYWWAGILYVVQVRRLVKADTAAD from the coding sequence GTGGAGGTCCAGGAGACCCGCGTTCAGACCGACCGGGTCCTCACCATCCCCAACATTCTCAGCATGGCGCGCCTCGCCGGCGTGCCGCTGTTTCTGTGGTTGATTCTCCGTCCGGAGTTCGGTGGCCCCAACAGTGACGGCTGGGCGCTTCTCGTCCTGATGCTCAGCGGCGTCAGCGACTATCTCGACGGCAAACTGGCACGGCGCTGGAACCAGATCAGCAACCTCGGCCGGCTGCTCGATCCCGCCGCCGACCGGCTGTACATCCTGTCCACTCTCGTGGGCCTCACCTGGCGCGAGATCCTGCCGTGGTGGCTGACCGCGGCCCTCCTGGCGCGCGAGGCCATGCTCCTCGTGATGGTGGGAATCCTCCGGCGGCACGGTTACCCGCCGCCGCAGGTGAACTTCCTCGGCAAAGCTGCGACTTTCAACCTGATGTACGCGTTCCCGTTGCTGCTTCTCAGTGACGGAACGGGCTGGCTTTCGTCACTCGCTGAAGTTTTCGGGTGGGCCTTCGCCGGATGGGGTACAACTCTGTATTGGTGGGCAGGGATCCTCTACGTGGTCCAGGTCCGTCGACTCGTGAAGGCGGATACCGCGGCCGATTGA
- a CDS encoding PTS sugar transporter subunit IIA, with translation MTTVTSPLAGRAIGLAAVPDPVFSGAMVGPGTAIDPVREPSEAVSPIDGVIVSMHPHAFVVVDGEGHGVLTHLGIDTVQLNGEGFELLVNKGDTVTRGQAVVRWDPAAVEAAGKSPICPIVALEATADSLSQVVEDGEVKAGDQLFGWS, from the coding sequence ATGACAACCGTGACGTCGCCGCTTGCCGGACGCGCCATCGGTCTCGCCGCAGTTCCCGACCCGGTCTTCTCCGGTGCGATGGTCGGGCCCGGCACCGCCATCGATCCCGTACGTGAGCCCTCGGAGGCCGTTTCCCCGATCGACGGGGTCATCGTCTCCATGCACCCGCACGCCTTCGTCGTGGTCGACGGTGAGGGCCACGGTGTGCTGACCCACCTCGGCATCGACACCGTTCAGCTCAACGGGGAGGGCTTCGAGCTCCTCGTGAACAAGGGTGACACCGTCACGCGCGGCCAGGCCGTCGTGCGCTGGGACCCCGCCGCGGTCGAGGCCGCCGGCAAGTCCCCCATCTGTCCCATCGTGGCCCTCGAGGCCACCGCGGACTCGCTCTCCCAGGTCGTCGAGGACGGCGAAGTGAAGGCCGGCGACCAGCTCTTCGGCTGGAGCTGA
- the ptsP gene encoding phosphoenolpyruvate--protein phosphotransferase: METTLRGVGVSHGVAIGEVRHMGTAVLEPPAKQIPADEAEREQGRARQAVEAVAADLNARGNLAGGEAQHVLEAQAMIAQDPELIADVDRRIAVGSTAERGIYDAFSHYRELLAGAGEYMAGRVADLDDVRNRIVARLLGVPMPGVPDSDEPYVLIARDLAPADTALLDPTLVLGFVTEEGGPTSHSAILARALGVPAIVALPGAGELAEGTMIAVDGSTGEIFVDPSEEKKAELTKAAAARKAALATSSGPGATSDGHKVPLLANVGGPADVPAAVEAGAEGVGLFRTEFLFLDDSKNAPSEEKQVEAYRKVLEAFPEGRVVVRVLDAGADKPLDFLTPADEPNPALGVRGLRSLLDHPEVLRTQLTALAKAVEGLPVYLEVMAPMVADRTDAKAFADACREAGLRAKFGAMVEIPSAALRARSILQEVEFLSLGTNDLAQYTFAADRQVGAVSRLQDPWQPALLDLVALSAEAAKAEGKSCGVCGEAAADPLLACVLTGLGVTSLSMGAASIPYVRATLAKYTLAQCERAAAAARAADTAHEARVAAQAVLSGE; this comes from the coding sequence ATGGAGACAACGCTGCGAGGCGTCGGCGTCAGCCACGGTGTGGCGATCGGCGAGGTCCGGCACATGGGCACGGCGGTTCTCGAACCGCCGGCCAAGCAGATTCCGGCGGACGAGGCGGAGCGCGAACAGGGGCGCGCCCGTCAGGCCGTCGAGGCTGTCGCCGCCGACCTCAACGCGCGCGGCAACCTGGCCGGCGGCGAGGCCCAGCACGTGCTCGAGGCCCAGGCGATGATCGCCCAGGATCCGGAGCTCATCGCGGATGTGGACCGTCGCATCGCCGTGGGCAGCACGGCCGAGCGCGGTATCTACGACGCCTTCTCGCACTATCGCGAGCTGCTCGCCGGTGCCGGTGAGTACATGGCCGGGCGGGTCGCCGACCTCGACGACGTGCGGAACCGGATCGTGGCGCGCCTCCTCGGTGTGCCGATGCCGGGTGTGCCGGACAGTGACGAGCCGTACGTGCTGATCGCGCGGGACCTGGCGCCCGCCGACACCGCACTGCTCGACCCCACGCTGGTGCTCGGTTTCGTCACCGAGGAGGGCGGGCCGACCAGTCACAGCGCGATCCTCGCGCGGGCGCTGGGTGTGCCGGCCATCGTCGCGCTGCCGGGCGCGGGCGAGCTCGCCGAGGGCACGATGATCGCGGTCGACGGTTCGACCGGTGAGATCTTCGTGGACCCGAGCGAGGAGAAGAAGGCAGAGCTGACCAAGGCAGCGGCCGCGCGCAAGGCCGCGCTGGCGACGTCCAGCGGTCCGGGCGCCACCTCGGACGGGCACAAGGTGCCGCTGCTCGCCAACGTCGGTGGTCCGGCGGACGTGCCGGCGGCGGTGGAGGCCGGTGCCGAGGGTGTCGGTCTGTTCCGTACGGAGTTCCTCTTCCTGGACGACAGCAAGAACGCGCCGTCCGAGGAGAAGCAGGTCGAGGCCTACCGCAAGGTGCTCGAGGCGTTCCCCGAGGGCCGTGTGGTCGTGCGGGTGCTCGACGCCGGGGCGGACAAGCCGCTGGACTTCCTGACTCCGGCGGACGAGCCGAACCCGGCGCTCGGTGTCCGGGGTCTGCGGTCGCTCCTGGACCACCCGGAGGTGCTGCGGACGCAGCTGACCGCGCTGGCGAAGGCGGTCGAGGGGCTGCCGGTGTACCTCGAGGTCATGGCGCCGATGGTGGCCGACCGTACGGACGCGAAGGCCTTCGCCGACGCGTGCCGTGAGGCGGGGCTGCGGGCGAAGTTCGGTGCGATGGTCGAGATTCCCTCGGCCGCGCTGCGGGCGCGCTCGATCCTCCAGGAGGTCGAGTTCCTTTCGCTGGGCACGAACGACCTGGCGCAGTACACCTTCGCGGCCGACCGTCAGGTCGGTGCGGTGTCGCGACTCCAGGACCCGTGGCAGCCGGCGCTGCTCGACCTGGTGGCGCTGTCCGCCGAGGCGGCGAAGGCCGAGGGCAAGAGCTGTGGTGTCTGTGGCGAGGCCGCCGCCGACCCGCTGCTCGCCTGTGTGCTGACGGGTCTGGGTGTCACCTCCCTTTCCATGGGTGCTGCCTCGATTCCGTATGTGCGGGCGACGCTGGCCAAGTACACGCTGGCGCAGTGCGAGCGTGCCGCGGCAGCGGCGCGTGCCGCGGACACGGCGCACGAGGCGCGCGTGGCCGCGCAGGCGGTGCTGTCCGGGGAGTGA
- a CDS encoding MFS transporter, protein MSRATHSTRTPFTDRIPGGRDGRRMLVVGFIDKCGTGLWSTAMALYFTFVTGLDLGQVGLLIAVSGAAGIAGAPLGGRLADRFPLVRVIICTQLLRAAALLALLTTDDYLLLVLFSAAGALPDRATNVLTKLYAARVAGPDRIRYQAINRTTSNIGWTLGGLGAAAALAVGSTTAFHLLLVGDALSYLVMAALTLRCAEPPAPAASRIAAASTDATRTTKPSSPWRDRGFLGFTAADSVFYLHDSILQVALPLWIVHATEAPVGLAPLLMVVNSALVVLFQVPLSRFGSSTEAARRLLRPLAVLFVVGTLALTASALGGRTLSTVALITAAVALTFAEMIHTIASWEISVALAPDDAQGAYLGVHGLAQSTQRFVGPLLMTGLVAAGPLAWPFLGAALVATTAAQNRLVRRRLPRTSLSVAKVTVSEH, encoded by the coding sequence TTGAGCCGCGCCACCCACTCCACCCGAACACCCTTCACAGACCGCATCCCCGGTGGCCGGGACGGGCGCCGCATGCTCGTCGTCGGCTTCATCGACAAGTGCGGCACCGGCCTCTGGTCCACGGCCATGGCCCTCTACTTCACCTTCGTCACCGGCCTCGACCTCGGCCAGGTCGGCCTCCTCATCGCCGTCTCCGGCGCCGCCGGCATCGCCGGCGCACCCCTCGGCGGCCGCCTCGCCGACCGCTTCCCCCTCGTCCGCGTCATCATCTGCACCCAACTGCTCCGCGCCGCGGCCCTCCTCGCCCTCCTCACCACCGACGACTACCTGCTGCTCGTCCTCTTCTCGGCCGCCGGCGCCCTCCCGGACCGCGCCACCAACGTCCTCACCAAGCTCTACGCCGCCCGGGTCGCGGGCCCCGACCGCATCCGCTACCAGGCCATCAACCGCACCACGTCCAACATCGGCTGGACCCTCGGCGGCCTCGGCGCCGCGGCGGCCCTCGCCGTCGGCAGCACCACCGCCTTCCACCTCCTCCTCGTCGGAGACGCCCTCTCCTACCTCGTGATGGCCGCGCTCACCCTCCGCTGCGCCGAACCCCCGGCCCCCGCCGCCTCCCGCATCGCCGCAGCCTCCACCGACGCCACCCGGACGACGAAGCCCTCCAGCCCCTGGCGCGACCGGGGCTTCCTCGGCTTCACCGCCGCGGACTCCGTCTTCTACCTCCACGACTCGATCCTCCAGGTCGCCCTGCCCCTCTGGATCGTCCACGCCACCGAGGCCCCCGTGGGCCTCGCCCCGCTCCTGATGGTCGTCAACAGCGCCCTCGTCGTGCTCTTCCAGGTCCCGCTCTCGCGCTTCGGCTCCTCCACCGAGGCCGCCCGCCGCCTGCTCCGACCCCTCGCGGTCCTCTTCGTCGTCGGCACACTCGCCCTGACCGCCTCCGCCCTCGGCGGCCGGACCCTCTCCACCGTCGCCCTGATCACCGCGGCCGTCGCCCTCACGTTCGCCGAGATGATCCACACCATCGCGTCCTGGGAGATCTCCGTGGCCCTCGCCCCCGACGACGCACAGGGCGCCTACCTCGGCGTCCACGGCCTCGCCCAGTCCACCCAGCGCTTCGTCGGACCCCTCCTCATGACCGGCCTCGTCGCCGCAGGCCCCCTGGCCTGGCCGTTCCTCGGCGCCGCGCTCGTCGCCACCACCGCCGCCCAGAACCGCCTCGTCCGCCGACGCCTCCCCAGGACGTCACTGTCAGTGGCGAAGGTTACGGTGAGTGAGCACTGA
- a CDS encoding GntR family transcriptional regulator: MAAQYSIEGTTAKGIAASVERGVTEGGLSPGDALPPVRRLADELAVSPGTVATAYKELRQRGLIVTRGRGGTVVAEVPSVASRRPPRVPQGLVDLAGGHPDPAFLPVLRPPSSVSPVYGSHRAAPRLAALEEVTRQWFARDGVPTRHVTFAHGALDCIARLLSTELRPGDAVAVEDPGFHHLLDLVPALGLRMVPVTVDGEGLVPESLRAALRGGVRAVVCSPRGQCPTGAFFTRSRRDELVAVLRDFPEVLVVEDDHNAEIGGAAAHTLAAAGLERWAQVRTASKHLGIDLRWAGVACDAITLARHDGRMLMTSGWVSHVLQETVVGLFRDSAVRALVAEGEAAYTARRAALVDALGAHRIRAVGASGLNVWVPVRDESAVVNGLRTQGWWVAAGARFRITAPPAVRITTSTLASEDAPRLAADFAEVLGDAQATYGG; encoded by the coding sequence GTGGCAGCACAATATTCGATCGAAGGCACGACAGCCAAGGGGATTGCCGCGTCCGTGGAGCGGGGCGTCACCGAGGGTGGACTCTCCCCCGGTGACGCCCTGCCGCCCGTGCGGCGTCTCGCCGACGAGCTGGCGGTGAGTCCGGGGACGGTCGCGACGGCCTACAAGGAGCTGCGGCAGCGCGGCCTGATCGTCACGCGCGGACGGGGCGGGACGGTCGTCGCGGAGGTGCCGTCGGTGGCCTCCCGGCGTCCGCCGCGCGTCCCCCAGGGCCTGGTGGACCTGGCAGGCGGCCATCCCGACCCGGCCTTCCTCCCCGTACTGCGTCCTCCGTCGTCGGTCAGTCCGGTCTACGGGTCCCATCGCGCCGCGCCACGGCTCGCGGCGCTGGAGGAGGTGACCCGGCAGTGGTTCGCGCGCGACGGGGTGCCGACCCGGCACGTGACCTTCGCGCACGGGGCGCTCGACTGCATAGCGCGGCTGCTCTCCACCGAGCTTCGGCCCGGTGACGCGGTGGCCGTGGAGGATCCGGGCTTCCACCATCTGCTCGACCTGGTGCCCGCGTTGGGACTGCGGATGGTCCCGGTGACCGTGGACGGAGAGGGGCTCGTACCGGAGTCGCTGCGTGCGGCGCTGCGGGGCGGGGTCCGCGCGGTGGTGTGCAGTCCGCGCGGGCAGTGTCCGACCGGGGCGTTCTTCACCCGCTCGCGACGGGACGAACTGGTCGCGGTGTTGCGGGACTTCCCCGAGGTGCTCGTCGTGGAGGACGACCACAACGCGGAGATCGGCGGGGCCGCGGCGCACACGCTGGCCGCGGCGGGGCTCGAACGGTGGGCGCAGGTGCGGACCGCTTCCAAGCACCTCGGCATCGACCTGCGGTGGGCCGGCGTGGCGTGCGACGCGATCACGCTCGCCCGGCACGACGGGCGCATGCTGATGACCTCGGGCTGGGTCAGTCACGTCCTCCAGGAGACGGTGGTCGGCCTCTTCCGCGACAGCGCGGTACGGGCGCTCGTGGCGGAGGGCGAGGCGGCGTACACGGCGCGGCGCGCGGCCCTGGTCGACGCGCTCGGGGCGCACCGGATCCGGGCGGTCGGGGCCAGCGGGCTGAACGTGTGGGTGCCGGTGCGGGACGAGTCCGCCGTCGTCAACGGGCTGCGGACACAGGGCTGGTGGGTGGCCGCGGGGGCGCGGTTCCGGATCACCGCCCCGCCGGCCGTCCGGATCACCACGTCGACGCTCGCCTCCGAGGACGCGCCCCGTCTGGCGGCGGACTTCGCGGAGGTGCTGGGGGACGCGCAGGCGACGTACGGCGGTTGA
- a CDS encoding RNA polymerase sigma factor, which produces MRDRFRAGDPSALGEAYDEHARVLYHYAYRVCGDRAAAEDVVSAAFLEAWRCRGKVHAEGGSLRPWLLGIATNIMRGSAREARRRDAALARLPERGVLPDFADDVLARLTDGEQIRAARAALGKLRRREREVFTLVVWAGLDYAAAGEALGVPVGTVRSRLSRARERLRKLAEAELRSARREERSAAAAVRSSGGVTGAAVGRTAGTRARTAAVSEAIRPEAGSGAAHPVASPDSVRRTVAPDAVSRADATPRTACPALVPRPIPENQA; this is translated from the coding sequence ATGAGAGATCGTTTCCGCGCCGGGGACCCCTCCGCGCTCGGTGAGGCGTACGACGAGCACGCCCGCGTGCTGTACCACTACGCCTACCGGGTGTGCGGGGACCGGGCGGCCGCCGAGGACGTCGTTTCCGCCGCGTTCCTCGAGGCCTGGCGCTGTCGCGGGAAGGTGCACGCCGAGGGCGGCAGTCTGCGCCCGTGGCTGCTCGGCATCGCGACCAACATCATGCGCGGGTCCGCCCGCGAGGCGCGACGGCGGGACGCGGCGCTGGCCCGGCTTCCCGAACGGGGCGTCCTGCCGGACTTCGCCGACGACGTGCTCGCCCGCCTGACCGACGGGGAGCAGATACGGGCCGCGCGCGCCGCCCTCGGGAAACTGCGGCGGCGTGAGCGGGAGGTCTTCACGCTCGTCGTGTGGGCCGGGCTCGACTACGCGGCAGCCGGAGAGGCGCTGGGGGTCCCGGTCGGCACGGTCCGGTCCCGGTTGTCGCGCGCGCGTGAACGGCTCCGGAAGCTCGCCGAGGCCGAACTGCGGTCGGCGCGCCGGGAGGAGCGGTCGGCGGCTGCCGCCGTCCGGTCCTCCGGCGGAGTGACGGGGGCGGCCGTCGGTCGCACCGCCGGCACCCGTGCCCGTACGGCTGCCGTGTCCGAGGCGATACGGCCGGAGGCCGGCTCCGGAGCCGCGCACCCGGTGGCCTCCCCCGACTCCGTGCGCCGCACCGTCGCACCCGATGCCGTGAGCCGAGCCGACGCGACGCCCCGCACCGCCTGTCCCGCCCTCGTACCCCGACCGATCCCGGAGAACCAGGCATGA
- a CDS encoding CU044_5270 family protein yields the protein MNAFAPRPPRHRETDAHADTLLRAELAELLPPPPVPELAPERNHELRHTVLRTALASDDAAPAEPPGRSGSRGRPRLGWIVAPVAACAVVAGAVVLAPQDTPTGTPDRPSAGQRAAPGAVQVLSRAALAAASAPAPDARPEGYVYVRSLVAYAGRGADGGPPTLPAAHRREVWLSADGSRPGLLREPGADDTTLGPPLPVYELDRRGATPRKRTTGAEPPSVTNPTHAYVATLPTDPEALLRLVRAETRQAGGDPDQRAFTAIGTLLAETWAPPKVTAALYGAAARIPGVTVLPSAKDAAGREGVAVARTASDEQTQWIFDRATSAFLGERTVLTGTTSAGHAGTVLGVSAVLAKAAVGAPGELPEAPKG from the coding sequence ATGAACGCCTTCGCCCCCCGTCCGCCGCGTCACCGCGAGACGGACGCGCACGCCGACACCCTGCTGCGGGCCGAGCTCGCCGAGCTGCTGCCCCCGCCGCCGGTGCCCGAACTCGCGCCGGAGCGGAACCACGAGCTGCGGCACACCGTCCTGCGGACCGCACTCGCCTCGGACGACGCCGCCCCGGCCGAGCCGCCCGGTCGGAGCGGGTCGCGCGGCCGCCCGAGGCTCGGCTGGATCGTCGCACCCGTCGCCGCCTGCGCGGTCGTGGCCGGGGCCGTCGTGCTCGCTCCCCAGGACACGCCTACCGGGACTCCGGACCGGCCCTCGGCCGGGCAGCGCGCGGCGCCCGGCGCCGTGCAGGTGCTGTCCCGTGCGGCGCTGGCCGCTGCCTCGGCGCCCGCGCCCGATGCACGGCCGGAGGGGTACGTCTATGTGAGGAGCCTGGTCGCGTACGCGGGGCGCGGCGCCGACGGCGGGCCGCCGACGCTGCCGGCCGCCCATCGGCGCGAGGTGTGGCTGTCGGCGGACGGCAGCCGGCCCGGGCTGCTGCGCGAACCCGGTGCGGACGACACGACGCTCGGGCCTCCGCTGCCCGTGTACGAACTGGACCGTCGCGGCGCCACTCCGAGGAAGCGCACCACCGGGGCCGAGCCGCCGTCCGTCACGAACCCGACCCACGCGTACGTGGCGACGCTTCCGACGGATCCGGAGGCGCTGCTGCGGCTGGTCAGGGCCGAGACCCGGCAGGCCGGGGGCGATCCGGACCAGCGGGCGTTCACCGCGATCGGGACACTCCTCGCCGAGACCTGGGCTCCGCCGAAGGTGACGGCCGCGCTGTACGGGGCGGCCGCGCGGATCCCCGGGGTCACCGTGCTGCCGTCCGCGAAGGACGCGGCCGGGCGCGAGGGCGTCGCCGTGGCCCGTACCGCGTCCGACGAGCAGACCCAGTGGATCTTCGACCGTGCGACCTCGGCGTTCCTCGGGGAGCGCACGGTCCTCACCGGGACGACGTCGGCGGGCCACGCAGGCACCGTCCTCGGGGTGTCCGCCGTGCTCGCCAAGGCAGCGGTCGGCGCCCCCGGCGAGCTGCCGGAGGCGCCGAAGGGGTAG
- a CDS encoding acetoacetate--CoA ligase, with the protein MTSAQTEPLWQPDEERIATAAVTRFQTWAAEHHGAPADGGYPALHRWSVDELEAFWQAIVEWFDIRFSTPYERVLGDRSMPGAEWFPGATLNYAEHALRAAGERPHDTALLHVDETHEPTSITWAELRRQVGSLAAELRALGVRPGDRISGYLPNVPQSVVALLATAAVGGVWTSCAPDFGARSVLDRFQQVEPVVLFTVDGYRYGGKEHDRRDTVAELRAELPTLRAVVHVPLLGTPAPEGTLAWADLVAADVEPVYEQVPFSHPLWVLYSSGTTGLPKAIVQSQGGILVEHVKQLGLHCDLGPEDVFFWYTSTGWMMWNFLVSGLLTGTTVVLYDGSPGYPDTATQWRVAERTRATLYGTSAAYVMACAKADVHPGRDFDLSAVKCVATTGSPLPPDGFRWLHDEVRENLWIASVSGGTDVCSCFAGAVPTLPVHIGELQAAGLGTDLQAWDPSGKPVIGEVGELVVTNPMPSMPIHFWNDPDGSRYRDSYFEMFPGVWRHGDWITITDHGSVVIHGRSDSTLNRQGVRMGSADIYEAVERLPEIRESLVIGLEEPDGGYWMPLFVHLVEGATLDEELIARIKRTIRTELSPRHVPDEIIEVPGVPHTLTGKRIEVPVKRLLQGTPLAKAVNAGSVDDLGLLHFYETLAASRRG; encoded by the coding sequence ATGACATCAGCGCAGACCGAGCCGCTCTGGCAGCCGGACGAGGAACGCATCGCCACGGCAGCCGTCACCCGCTTCCAGACGTGGGCCGCCGAACACCACGGCGCCCCGGCCGACGGCGGATATCCGGCGCTCCACCGCTGGTCCGTCGACGAGCTCGAAGCCTTCTGGCAGGCGATCGTCGAGTGGTTCGACATCCGCTTCTCCACCCCGTACGAGCGCGTCCTCGGCGACCGTTCGATGCCGGGCGCCGAATGGTTCCCCGGTGCCACCCTCAACTACGCCGAGCACGCCCTGCGCGCCGCAGGTGAGCGCCCCCATGACACGGCGCTGCTCCATGTGGACGAAACACATGAGCCGACGTCGATCACCTGGGCCGAGCTCCGCCGCCAGGTCGGCTCCCTCGCCGCCGAACTCCGTGCCCTGGGCGTCCGGCCGGGCGACCGGATCAGCGGCTACCTGCCCAACGTCCCGCAGTCGGTCGTGGCCCTCCTCGCCACCGCCGCGGTGGGCGGCGTGTGGACCTCCTGCGCCCCCGACTTCGGCGCCCGCAGCGTCCTCGACCGGTTCCAGCAGGTCGAGCCCGTCGTCCTGTTCACGGTCGACGGCTACCGCTACGGCGGCAAGGAGCACGACCGCCGCGACACCGTCGCCGAACTGCGCGCCGAGCTCCCGACCCTCCGGGCCGTCGTCCACGTCCCCCTGCTCGGCACCCCGGCGCCCGAGGGCACCCTCGCCTGGGCCGACCTGGTCGCCGCGGACGTCGAGCCCGTCTACGAGCAGGTCCCGTTCTCGCACCCGCTCTGGGTCCTGTACTCCTCCGGCACCACCGGCCTGCCGAAGGCGATCGTCCAGTCCCAGGGCGGCATCCTCGTCGAGCACGTCAAGCAGCTGGGCCTGCACTGCGACCTGGGCCCCGAGGACGTGTTCTTCTGGTACACCTCCACCGGCTGGATGATGTGGAACTTCCTCGTCTCCGGCCTGCTCACCGGCACGACCGTCGTCCTGTACGACGGCAGCCCCGGCTACCCCGACACAGCCACCCAGTGGCGCGTCGCCGAGCGCACCCGCGCCACCCTGTACGGCACCTCCGCCGCGTACGTGATGGCCTGCGCGAAGGCGGACGTGCACCCCGGCCGCGACTTCGACCTCTCGGCGGTGAAGTGCGTCGCCACCACCGGCTCCCCGCTGCCGCCCGACGGCTTCCGCTGGCTCCACGACGAGGTCCGCGAGAACCTCTGGATCGCCTCCGTCAGCGGCGGCACCGACGTGTGCTCCTGCTTCGCGGGCGCCGTCCCCACCCTCCCGGTCCACATCGGCGAACTGCAGGCGGCGGGCCTCGGCACCGACCTCCAGGCCTGGGACCCTTCCGGGAAGCCCGTGATCGGCGAGGTCGGCGAACTCGTCGTCACCAACCCCATGCCGTCCATGCCGATCCACTTCTGGAACGACCCGGACGGCAGCCGCTACCGCGACAGCTACTTCGAGATGTTCCCGGGCGTCTGGCGCCACGGGGACTGGATCACGATCACCGACCACGGCTCGGTCGTCATCCACGGCCGGTCCGACTCCACCCTGAACCGTCAGGGCGTCAGGATGGGCAGCGCCGATATCTATGAGGCCGTCGAACGTCTCCCGGAGATCCGCGAGTCCCTCGTGATCGGCCTGGAGGAGCCGGACGGCGGCTACTGGATGCCGCTCTTCGTCCACCTCGTCGAGGGCGCCACCCTCGACGAGGAGCTGATCGCCCGCATCAAGCGGACGATCCGCACCGAACTCTCCCCGCGCCACGTCCCCGACGAGATCATCGAGGTGCCGGGCGTCCCGCACACCCTCACGGGCAAGCGCATCGAGGTCCCGGTCAAGCGCCTCCTCCAGGGCACCCCCCTGGCCAAGGCCGTCAACGCGGGCTCGGTCGACGACCTCGGCCTCCTGCACTTCTACGAGACCCTGGCGGCCTCCCGCAGGGGCTGA